A part of Camelus bactrianus isolate YW-2024 breed Bactrian camel chromosome 7, ASM4877302v1, whole genome shotgun sequence genomic DNA contains:
- the LOC105069128 gene encoding taste receptor type 2 member 41: protein MHPALTALFMLLFILLCVLGVLANAFIVWVLSREWVRRGRLLPSDMILISLGASHFCLQSVGMGNNFYYFLHLVEYRRGPAWQLFGLFWDFLNSATFWFGSWLSVLFCMKVANFTHPTFLWLKWRFPGVVPLLLLGSLLVAFIVTLLFFWGNHALYRGFFIETFSGNMAYKEWSRRLEMHYFLPLKLVTLSIPCSSFLVSIALLVSSLRRHTRRMQHSAHSLQDPSAQAHTAALKSLISFLILYLLSFLSLVIDAVVFFSSESEWYWPWQIVTYLCTSVHPFILIFSNLRLRGVFRQLILLARGFWVA from the coding sequence ATGCATCCAGCACTCACAGCCCTCTTCATGCTGCTCTTTATCCTGCTGTGTGTCCTGGGAGTCCTGGCCAATGCTTTCATTGTGTGGGTGCTGAGCAGAGAGTGGGTGCGACGGGGGAGGCTGCTCCCCTCCGACATGATCCTTATTAGCTTGGGTGCCTCCCACTTCTGCCTGCAGTCGGTTGGAATGGGGAACAACTTCTACTACTTCCTCCACCTGGTCGAGTACCGTCGGGGTCCTGCCTGGCAGTTATTTGGTCTATTCTGGGACTTTCTGAACTCAGCCACCTTCTGGTTTGGCTCCTGGCTCAGCGTCCTCTTCTGCATGAAGGTTGCTAACTTCACCCACCCCACCTTCCTCTGGCTGAAATGGAGGTTCCCAGGGGTAGTGCCCTTGCTTCTGCTGGGATCTCTCCTCGTTGCCTTCATTGTCACCCTGCTGTTCTTTTGGGGGAACCATGCTCTGTATCGAGGATTCTTTATTGAAACATTTTCTGGGAATATGGCCTACAAGGAGTGGAGCAGGAGGCTGGAAATGCACTATTTCCTGCCCCTGAAGCTAGTCACCCTTTCAATTCCTTGCTCTAGTTTTCTGGTCTCAATTGCGCTGTTGGTAAGTTCTCTGAGGAGACACACGAGGAGGATGCAGCACAGTGCACACAGCCTGCAGGACCCCAGCGCCCAGGCTCACACCGCAGCTCTGAAGTCACTCATCTCCTTCCTCATTCTTTACCTTCTGTCCTTCCTGTCCCTGGTTATTGACGCTGTAGTGTTTTTCTCCTCAGAGAGTGAATGGTACTGGCCATGGCAAATTGTAACCTACTTGTGCACATCTGTCCATCCCTTTATCCTCATCTTCAGCAACCTTAGGCTTCGAGGGGTGTTCAGGCAGCTAATTCTGTTGGCCAGGGGCTTCTGGGTGGCCTAG